In the Neofelis nebulosa isolate mNeoNeb1 chromosome 11, mNeoNeb1.pri, whole genome shotgun sequence genome, one interval contains:
- the MBD1 gene encoding methyl-CpG-binding domain protein 1 isoform X41, whose product MAEDWLDCPALGPGWKRREVFRKSGATCGRSDTYYQSPTGDRIRSKVELTRYLGPACDLTLFDFKQGILCYPAPKAQPLAVPSRKRKKPSRPAKTRKRQVGPQKGEVRKEAPGDETKANADTAPASLPAPGCCENCGISFSGDGTRRQRLKTLCKDCRAQRIAFNREQRMFKRVGCGECEACRVTEDCGACSTCLLQLPHDVASGLFCKCERRRCLRIVERSRGCGVCRGCQTREDCGRCRVCLRPPRPGLRRQWRCVQRRCLRHLAHRLRRHHQRCQRRPPLAVAPPAGKRSRRRGGCDSKMAARRRPPRTQPLPPVPLSQPPESPELHPRALVPSPPAEFIYYCVDEDELQPYTNRRQNRKCGACAACLRRMDCGRCDFCCDKPKFGGSNQKRQKCRWRQCLQFAMKRLLPSVWAGSEDGAGPPPPYSRRKRPGSTRRPRLGQILKTSLTTPTTRPGHAQTPMKQETGSGFVLPPPGTDLVFLREGASSPVQVPGPAAASTEALLQAVDPDLPPVKQEPLDPEEDKEEESKDDSASDSAPEEEAGGAGTPVITEIFSLGGTRLRDTAVWLPRSKDLKKPGARKQ is encoded by the exons ATGGCTGAGGACTGGCTGGACTGCCCAGCCTTGGGCCCCGGCTGGAAGCGCCGTGAAGTCTTTCGAAAGTCAGGTGCCACCTGTGGACGCTCAGACACCTATTACCAGAG CCCCAcaggagacaggatccgaagcaaaGTTGAGCTGACCCGATACCTGGGCCCTGCGTGTGACCTCACTCTCTTCGACTTCAAACAAGGCATTCTGTGCTATCCAGCCCCCAAG GCCCAGCCCTTAGCTGTCCCTAGCAGGAAGCGGAAGAAGCCTTCACGGCCAGCCAAGACTCGAAAACGTCAGGTTGGACCTCAAAAGGGTGAGGTCAggaaggaggccccaggagatGAGACCAAGGCTAATGCTGACACAGCCCCAGCTTCACTCCCTGCACCTGG GTGCTGTGAGAACTGTGGAATCAGCTTCTCAGGAGATGGTACCCGAAGGCAGCGGCTCAAGACATTATGCAAGGACTGCCGAG CGCAGAGAATTGCTTTCAACCGGGAACAGAGGATGTTTAAG CGTGTGGGCTGCGGGGAGTGTGAGGCCTGCCGGGTAACCGAGGACTGCGGGGCCTGCTCCACCTGCCTTCTGCAGCTGCCCCATGATGTGGCCTCGGGGCTGTTCTGCAAGTGTGAGCGGAGACGGTGCCTCCGGATTGTGGAAAGG AGCCGAGGGTGTGGAGTGTGCCGGGGCTGTCAGACCCGAGAGGACTGTGGCCGTTGCCGAGTCTGCCTTCGCCCTCCCCGCCCTGGTCTCAGGCGCCAGTGGAGGTGTGTCCAACGGCGCTGCCTACGG CACCTTGCCCACCGTCTCCGTCGCCACCATCAGCGATGTCAACGACGCCCTCCCCTAGCTGTGGCTCCCCCTGCT GGTAAACGTAGCCGCCGTAGAGGAGGCTGCGACTCCAAGATGGCTGCCCGGCGGCGCCCCCCGCGAACCCAGCCATTGCCTCCAGTTCCCCTGTCACAGCCTCCAGAGTCCCCAGAGCTG CACCCCAGAGCCCTGGTCCCCTCGCCACCTGCCGAGTTCATCTATTACTGTGTAGACGAGGACGAGCTA CAGCCTTACACCAATCGCCGGCAGAACCGCAAGTGTGGGGCCTGTGCAGCCTGCCTACGGCGGATGGACTGTGGTCGCTGCGACTTCTGCTGTGACAAGCCTAAATTTGGGGGCAGCAACCAAAAGCGCCAGAAGTGTCGTTGGCGCCAATGCCTGCAGTTTGCTATG AAGCGGCTGCTGCCTAGTGTCTGGGCAGGATCTGAGGATGGGGCAGGGCCGCCCCCACCTTACTCTCGTCGAAAGAGGCCTGGCTCTACTCGAAGGCCCCGTCTGGGTCAGATACTGAAGACCTCCTTGACCACACCCACAACCCGACCAGGCCATGCCCAGACTCCAATGAAACAAGAAACAGGCAGTGGCTTTGTGCTGCCTCCACCTGGCACTGATCTTGTGTTCTTACGGGAAGGTGCAAGCAGTCCCGTGCAGGTGCCTGGCCCTGCTGCAGCTTCCACAGAAGCCCTGTTGCAG GCAGTGGACCCAGACTTGCCACCTGTGAAGCAAGAGCCACTGGACCctgaggaggacaaggaggaagagagcaagGATGACTCCGCCTCCGACTCGGccccagaggaggaggcaggaggggctggcACACCCGTG ATCACGGAGATTTTCAGCCTGGGTGGAACCCGCCTCCGGGACACAGCAGTCTGGTTGCCAAG GTCCAAGGACCTTAAAAAACCTGGAGCTAGAAAGCAGTAG
- the MBD1 gene encoding methyl-CpG-binding domain protein 1 isoform X9, with protein sequence MAEDWLDCPALGPGWKRREVFRKSGATCGRSDTYYQSPTGDRIRSKVELTRYLGPACDLTLFDFKQGILCYPAPKISSCFPSHLQAQPLAVPSRKRKKPSRPAKTRKRQVGPQKGEVRKEAPGDETKANADTAPASLPAPGCCENCGISFSGDGTRRQRLKTLCKDCRAQRIAFNREQRMFKRVGCGECEACRVTEDCGACSTCLLQLPHDVASGLFCKCERRRCLRIVERSRGCGVCRGCQTREDCGRCRVCLRPPRPGLRRQWRCVQRRCLRHLAHRLRRHHQRCQRRPPLAVAPPAGKRSRRRGGCDSKMAARRRPPRTQPLPPVPLSQPPESPELHPRALVPSPPAEFIYYCVDEDELQPYTNRRQNRKCGACAACLRRMDCGRCDFCCDKPKFGGSNQKRQKCRWRQCLQFAMKRLLPSVWAGSEDGAGPPPPYSRRKRPGSTRRPRLGQILKTSLTTPTTRPGHAQTPMKQETGSGFVLPPPGTDLVFLREGASSPVQVPGPAAASTEALLQVKQEKADAQEDWTPGTAILTSPVLLPGCPSKAVDPDLPPVKQEPLDPEEDKEEESKDDSASDSAPEEEAGGAGTPVITEIFSLGGTRLRDTAVWLPRAGNREGKMDVKCGRRRTLWRAGARARARARARAGTGEDGLEPMSVSHHLQLR encoded by the exons ATGGCTGAGGACTGGCTGGACTGCCCAGCCTTGGGCCCCGGCTGGAAGCGCCGTGAAGTCTTTCGAAAGTCAGGTGCCACCTGTGGACGCTCAGACACCTATTACCAGAG CCCCAcaggagacaggatccgaagcaaaGTTGAGCTGACCCGATACCTGGGCCCTGCGTGTGACCTCACTCTCTTCGACTTCAAACAAGGCATTCTGTGCTATCCAGCCCCCAAG ATCTCTTCCTGCTTTCCCTCTCATTTGCAGGCCCAGCCCTTAGCTGTCCCTAGCAGGAAGCGGAAGAAGCCTTCACGGCCAGCCAAGACTCGAAAACGTCAGGTTGGACCTCAAAAGGGTGAGGTCAggaaggaggccccaggagatGAGACCAAGGCTAATGCTGACACAGCCCCAGCTTCACTCCCTGCACCTGG GTGCTGTGAGAACTGTGGAATCAGCTTCTCAGGAGATGGTACCCGAAGGCAGCGGCTCAAGACATTATGCAAGGACTGCCGAG CGCAGAGAATTGCTTTCAACCGGGAACAGAGGATGTTTAAG CGTGTGGGCTGCGGGGAGTGTGAGGCCTGCCGGGTAACCGAGGACTGCGGGGCCTGCTCCACCTGCCTTCTGCAGCTGCCCCATGATGTGGCCTCGGGGCTGTTCTGCAAGTGTGAGCGGAGACGGTGCCTCCGGATTGTGGAAAGG AGCCGAGGGTGTGGAGTGTGCCGGGGCTGTCAGACCCGAGAGGACTGTGGCCGTTGCCGAGTCTGCCTTCGCCCTCCCCGCCCTGGTCTCAGGCGCCAGTGGAGGTGTGTCCAACGGCGCTGCCTACGG CACCTTGCCCACCGTCTCCGTCGCCACCATCAGCGATGTCAACGACGCCCTCCCCTAGCTGTGGCTCCCCCTGCT GGTAAACGTAGCCGCCGTAGAGGAGGCTGCGACTCCAAGATGGCTGCCCGGCGGCGCCCCCCGCGAACCCAGCCATTGCCTCCAGTTCCCCTGTCACAGCCTCCAGAGTCCCCAGAGCTG CACCCCAGAGCCCTGGTCCCCTCGCCACCTGCCGAGTTCATCTATTACTGTGTAGACGAGGACGAGCTA CAGCCTTACACCAATCGCCGGCAGAACCGCAAGTGTGGGGCCTGTGCAGCCTGCCTACGGCGGATGGACTGTGGTCGCTGCGACTTCTGCTGTGACAAGCCTAAATTTGGGGGCAGCAACCAAAAGCGCCAGAAGTGTCGTTGGCGCCAATGCCTGCAGTTTGCTATG AAGCGGCTGCTGCCTAGTGTCTGGGCAGGATCTGAGGATGGGGCAGGGCCGCCCCCACCTTACTCTCGTCGAAAGAGGCCTGGCTCTACTCGAAGGCCCCGTCTGGGTCAGATACTGAAGACCTCCTTGACCACACCCACAACCCGACCAGGCCATGCCCAGACTCCAATGAAACAAGAAACAGGCAGTGGCTTTGTGCTGCCTCCACCTGGCACTGATCTTGTGTTCTTACGGGAAGGTGCAAGCAGTCCCGTGCAGGTGCCTGGCCCTGCTGCAGCTTCCACAGAAGCCCTGTTGCAG GTGAAGCAAGAGAAGGCGGATGCCCAGGAAGACTGGACACCGGGCACAGCCATCCTGACTTCTCCTGTATTGCTGCCTGGCTGCCCCAGCAAG GCAGTGGACCCAGACTTGCCACCTGTGAAGCAAGAGCCACTGGACCctgaggaggacaaggaggaagagagcaagGATGACTCCGCCTCCGACTCGGccccagaggaggaggcaggaggggctggcACACCCGTG ATCACGGAGATTTTCAGCCTGGGTGGAACCCGCCTCCGGGACACAGCAGTCTGGTTGCCAAG GGCAGGCAATCGGGAAGGGAAGATGGATGTAAAGTGTGGGAGACGGAGGACGCTTTGGCGCGCAGGAGCACGAGCACGAGCACGAGCACGAGCACGAGCTGGAACCGGCGAAGATGGCCTAGAACCCATGTCAGTCTCTCACCACCTCCAACTTCGATAA
- the MBD1 gene encoding methyl-CpG-binding domain protein 1 isoform X5 gives MAEDWLDCPALGPGWKRREVFRKSGATCGRSDTYYQSPTGDRIRSKVELTRYLGPACDLTLFDFKQGILCYPAPKAQPLAVPSRKRKKPSRPAKTRKRQVGPQKGEVRKEAPGDETKANADTAPASLPAPGCCENCGISFSGDGTRRQRLKTLCKDCRAQRIAFNREQRMFKRVGCGECEACRVTEDCGACSTCLLQLPHDVASGLFCKCERRRCLRIVERSRGCGVCRGCQTREDCGRCRVCLRPPRPGLRRQWRCVQRRCLRHLAHRLRRHHQRCQRRPPLAVAPPAGKRSRRRGGCDSKMAARRRPPRTQPLPPVPLSQPPESPELHPRALVPSPPAEFIYYCVDEDELQPYTNRRQNRKCGACAACLRRMDCGRCDFCCDKPKFGGSNQKRQKCRWRQCLQFAMKRLLPSVWAGSEDGAGPPPPYSRRKRPGSTRRPRLGQILKTSLTTPTTRPGHAQTPMKQETGSGFVLPPPGTDLVFLREGASSPVQVPGPAAASTEALLQVKQEKADAQEDWTPGTAILTSPVLLPGCPSKAVDPDLPPVKQEPLDPEEDKEEESKDDSASDSAPEEEAGGAGTPVITEIFSLGGTRLRDTAVWLPSLQGRQSGREDGCKVWETEDALARRSTSTSTSTSTSWNRRRWPRTHVSLSPPPTSIMWVSYRRSWCPSSQT, from the exons ATGGCTGAGGACTGGCTGGACTGCCCAGCCTTGGGCCCCGGCTGGAAGCGCCGTGAAGTCTTTCGAAAGTCAGGTGCCACCTGTGGACGCTCAGACACCTATTACCAGAG CCCCAcaggagacaggatccgaagcaaaGTTGAGCTGACCCGATACCTGGGCCCTGCGTGTGACCTCACTCTCTTCGACTTCAAACAAGGCATTCTGTGCTATCCAGCCCCCAAG GCCCAGCCCTTAGCTGTCCCTAGCAGGAAGCGGAAGAAGCCTTCACGGCCAGCCAAGACTCGAAAACGTCAGGTTGGACCTCAAAAGGGTGAGGTCAggaaggaggccccaggagatGAGACCAAGGCTAATGCTGACACAGCCCCAGCTTCACTCCCTGCACCTGG GTGCTGTGAGAACTGTGGAATCAGCTTCTCAGGAGATGGTACCCGAAGGCAGCGGCTCAAGACATTATGCAAGGACTGCCGAG CGCAGAGAATTGCTTTCAACCGGGAACAGAGGATGTTTAAG CGTGTGGGCTGCGGGGAGTGTGAGGCCTGCCGGGTAACCGAGGACTGCGGGGCCTGCTCCACCTGCCTTCTGCAGCTGCCCCATGATGTGGCCTCGGGGCTGTTCTGCAAGTGTGAGCGGAGACGGTGCCTCCGGATTGTGGAAAGG AGCCGAGGGTGTGGAGTGTGCCGGGGCTGTCAGACCCGAGAGGACTGTGGCCGTTGCCGAGTCTGCCTTCGCCCTCCCCGCCCTGGTCTCAGGCGCCAGTGGAGGTGTGTCCAACGGCGCTGCCTACGG CACCTTGCCCACCGTCTCCGTCGCCACCATCAGCGATGTCAACGACGCCCTCCCCTAGCTGTGGCTCCCCCTGCT GGTAAACGTAGCCGCCGTAGAGGAGGCTGCGACTCCAAGATGGCTGCCCGGCGGCGCCCCCCGCGAACCCAGCCATTGCCTCCAGTTCCCCTGTCACAGCCTCCAGAGTCCCCAGAGCTG CACCCCAGAGCCCTGGTCCCCTCGCCACCTGCCGAGTTCATCTATTACTGTGTAGACGAGGACGAGCTA CAGCCTTACACCAATCGCCGGCAGAACCGCAAGTGTGGGGCCTGTGCAGCCTGCCTACGGCGGATGGACTGTGGTCGCTGCGACTTCTGCTGTGACAAGCCTAAATTTGGGGGCAGCAACCAAAAGCGCCAGAAGTGTCGTTGGCGCCAATGCCTGCAGTTTGCTATG AAGCGGCTGCTGCCTAGTGTCTGGGCAGGATCTGAGGATGGGGCAGGGCCGCCCCCACCTTACTCTCGTCGAAAGAGGCCTGGCTCTACTCGAAGGCCCCGTCTGGGTCAGATACTGAAGACCTCCTTGACCACACCCACAACCCGACCAGGCCATGCCCAGACTCCAATGAAACAAGAAACAGGCAGTGGCTTTGTGCTGCCTCCACCTGGCACTGATCTTGTGTTCTTACGGGAAGGTGCAAGCAGTCCCGTGCAGGTGCCTGGCCCTGCTGCAGCTTCCACAGAAGCCCTGTTGCAG GTGAAGCAAGAGAAGGCGGATGCCCAGGAAGACTGGACACCGGGCACAGCCATCCTGACTTCTCCTGTATTGCTGCCTGGCTGCCCCAGCAAG GCAGTGGACCCAGACTTGCCACCTGTGAAGCAAGAGCCACTGGACCctgaggaggacaaggaggaagagagcaagGATGACTCCGCCTCCGACTCGGccccagaggaggaggcaggaggggctggcACACCCGTG ATCACGGAGATTTTCAGCCTGGGTGGAACCCGCCTCCGGGACACAGCAGTCTGGTTGCCAAG TCTGCAGGGCAGGCAATCGGGAAGGGAAGATGGATGTAAAGTGTGGGAGACGGAGGACGCTTTGGCGCGCAGGAGCACGAGCACGAGCACGAGCACGAGCACGAGCTGGAACCGGCGAAGATGGCCTAGAACCCATGTCAGTCTCTCACCACCTCCAACTTCGATAATGTGGGTGTCCTACAGAAGAAGCTGGTGCCCTTCATCACAGACTTAA
- the MBD1 gene encoding methyl-CpG-binding domain protein 1 isoform X25, whose amino-acid sequence MAEDWLDCPALGPGWKRREVFRKSGATCGRSDTYYQSPTGDRIRSKVELTRYLGPACDLTLFDFKQGILCYPAPKISSCFPSHLQAQPLAVPSRKRKKPSRPAKTRKRQVGPQKGEVRKEAPGDETKANADTAPASLPAPGCCENCGISFSGDGTRRQRLKTLCKDCRAQRIAFNREQRMFKRVGCGECEACRVTEDCGACSTCLLQLPHDVASGLFCKCERRRCLRIVERSRGCGVCRGCQTREDCGRCRVCLRPPRPGLRRQWRCVQRRCLRHLAHRLRRHHQRCQRRPPLAVAPPAGKRSRRRGGCDSKMAARRRPPRTQPLPPVPLSQPPESPELHPRALVPSPPAEFIYYCVDEDELQPYTNRRQNRKCGACAACLRRMDCGRCDFCCDKPKFGGSNQKRQKCRWRQCLQFAMKRLLPSVWAGSEDGAGPPPPYSRRKRPGSTRRPRLGQILKTSLTTPTTRPGHAQTPMKQETGSGFVLPPPGTDLVFLREGASSPVQVPGPAAASTEALLQVKQEKADAQEDWTPGTAILTSPVLLPGCPSKAVDPDLPPVKQEPLDPEEDKEEESKDDSASDSAPEEEAGGAGTPVITEIFSLGGTRLRDTAVWLPRSKDLKKPGARKQ is encoded by the exons ATGGCTGAGGACTGGCTGGACTGCCCAGCCTTGGGCCCCGGCTGGAAGCGCCGTGAAGTCTTTCGAAAGTCAGGTGCCACCTGTGGACGCTCAGACACCTATTACCAGAG CCCCAcaggagacaggatccgaagcaaaGTTGAGCTGACCCGATACCTGGGCCCTGCGTGTGACCTCACTCTCTTCGACTTCAAACAAGGCATTCTGTGCTATCCAGCCCCCAAG ATCTCTTCCTGCTTTCCCTCTCATTTGCAGGCCCAGCCCTTAGCTGTCCCTAGCAGGAAGCGGAAGAAGCCTTCACGGCCAGCCAAGACTCGAAAACGTCAGGTTGGACCTCAAAAGGGTGAGGTCAggaaggaggccccaggagatGAGACCAAGGCTAATGCTGACACAGCCCCAGCTTCACTCCCTGCACCTGG GTGCTGTGAGAACTGTGGAATCAGCTTCTCAGGAGATGGTACCCGAAGGCAGCGGCTCAAGACATTATGCAAGGACTGCCGAG CGCAGAGAATTGCTTTCAACCGGGAACAGAGGATGTTTAAG CGTGTGGGCTGCGGGGAGTGTGAGGCCTGCCGGGTAACCGAGGACTGCGGGGCCTGCTCCACCTGCCTTCTGCAGCTGCCCCATGATGTGGCCTCGGGGCTGTTCTGCAAGTGTGAGCGGAGACGGTGCCTCCGGATTGTGGAAAGG AGCCGAGGGTGTGGAGTGTGCCGGGGCTGTCAGACCCGAGAGGACTGTGGCCGTTGCCGAGTCTGCCTTCGCCCTCCCCGCCCTGGTCTCAGGCGCCAGTGGAGGTGTGTCCAACGGCGCTGCCTACGG CACCTTGCCCACCGTCTCCGTCGCCACCATCAGCGATGTCAACGACGCCCTCCCCTAGCTGTGGCTCCCCCTGCT GGTAAACGTAGCCGCCGTAGAGGAGGCTGCGACTCCAAGATGGCTGCCCGGCGGCGCCCCCCGCGAACCCAGCCATTGCCTCCAGTTCCCCTGTCACAGCCTCCAGAGTCCCCAGAGCTG CACCCCAGAGCCCTGGTCCCCTCGCCACCTGCCGAGTTCATCTATTACTGTGTAGACGAGGACGAGCTA CAGCCTTACACCAATCGCCGGCAGAACCGCAAGTGTGGGGCCTGTGCAGCCTGCCTACGGCGGATGGACTGTGGTCGCTGCGACTTCTGCTGTGACAAGCCTAAATTTGGGGGCAGCAACCAAAAGCGCCAGAAGTGTCGTTGGCGCCAATGCCTGCAGTTTGCTATG AAGCGGCTGCTGCCTAGTGTCTGGGCAGGATCTGAGGATGGGGCAGGGCCGCCCCCACCTTACTCTCGTCGAAAGAGGCCTGGCTCTACTCGAAGGCCCCGTCTGGGTCAGATACTGAAGACCTCCTTGACCACACCCACAACCCGACCAGGCCATGCCCAGACTCCAATGAAACAAGAAACAGGCAGTGGCTTTGTGCTGCCTCCACCTGGCACTGATCTTGTGTTCTTACGGGAAGGTGCAAGCAGTCCCGTGCAGGTGCCTGGCCCTGCTGCAGCTTCCACAGAAGCCCTGTTGCAG GTGAAGCAAGAGAAGGCGGATGCCCAGGAAGACTGGACACCGGGCACAGCCATCCTGACTTCTCCTGTATTGCTGCCTGGCTGCCCCAGCAAG GCAGTGGACCCAGACTTGCCACCTGTGAAGCAAGAGCCACTGGACCctgaggaggacaaggaggaagagagcaagGATGACTCCGCCTCCGACTCGGccccagaggaggaggcaggaggggctggcACACCCGTG ATCACGGAGATTTTCAGCCTGGGTGGAACCCGCCTCCGGGACACAGCAGTCTGGTTGCCAAG GTCCAAGGACCTTAAAAAACCTGGAGCTAGAAAGCAGTAG
- the MBD1 gene encoding methyl-CpG-binding domain protein 1 isoform X7: MAEDWLDCPALGPGWKRREVFRKSGATCGRSDTYYQSPTGDRIRSKVELTRYLGPACDLTLFDFKQGILCYPAPKAQPLAVPSRKRKKPSRPAKTRKRQVGPQKGEVRKEAPGDETKANADTAPASLPAPGCCENCGISFSGDGTRRQRLKTLCKDCRAQRIAFNREQRMFKRVGCGECEACRVTEDCGACSTCLLQLPHDVASGLFCKCERRRCLRIVERSRGCGVCRGCQTREDCGRCRVCLRPPRPGLRRQWRCVQRRCLRHLAHRLRRHHQRCQRRPPLAVAPPAGKRSRRRGGCDSKMAARRRPPRTQPLPPVPLSQPPESPELHPRALVPSPPAEFIYYCVDEDELQPYTNRRQNRKCGACAACLRRMDCGRCDFCCDKPKFGGSNQKRQKCRWRQCLQFAMKRLLPSVWAGSEDGAGPPPPYSRRKRPGSTRRPRLGQILKTSLTTPTTRPGHAQTPMKQETGSGFVLPPPGTDLVFLREGASSPVQVPGPAAASTEALLQEAQCPGLSWVVALPQVKQEKADAQEDWTPGTAILTSPVLLPGCPSKAVDPDLPPVKQEPLDPEEDKEEESKDDSASDSAPEEEAGGAGTPVITEIFSLGGTRLRDTAVWLPRAGNREGKMDVKCGRRRTLWRAGARARARARARAGTGEDGLEPMSVSHHLQLR; this comes from the exons ATGGCTGAGGACTGGCTGGACTGCCCAGCCTTGGGCCCCGGCTGGAAGCGCCGTGAAGTCTTTCGAAAGTCAGGTGCCACCTGTGGACGCTCAGACACCTATTACCAGAG CCCCAcaggagacaggatccgaagcaaaGTTGAGCTGACCCGATACCTGGGCCCTGCGTGTGACCTCACTCTCTTCGACTTCAAACAAGGCATTCTGTGCTATCCAGCCCCCAAG GCCCAGCCCTTAGCTGTCCCTAGCAGGAAGCGGAAGAAGCCTTCACGGCCAGCCAAGACTCGAAAACGTCAGGTTGGACCTCAAAAGGGTGAGGTCAggaaggaggccccaggagatGAGACCAAGGCTAATGCTGACACAGCCCCAGCTTCACTCCCTGCACCTGG GTGCTGTGAGAACTGTGGAATCAGCTTCTCAGGAGATGGTACCCGAAGGCAGCGGCTCAAGACATTATGCAAGGACTGCCGAG CGCAGAGAATTGCTTTCAACCGGGAACAGAGGATGTTTAAG CGTGTGGGCTGCGGGGAGTGTGAGGCCTGCCGGGTAACCGAGGACTGCGGGGCCTGCTCCACCTGCCTTCTGCAGCTGCCCCATGATGTGGCCTCGGGGCTGTTCTGCAAGTGTGAGCGGAGACGGTGCCTCCGGATTGTGGAAAGG AGCCGAGGGTGTGGAGTGTGCCGGGGCTGTCAGACCCGAGAGGACTGTGGCCGTTGCCGAGTCTGCCTTCGCCCTCCCCGCCCTGGTCTCAGGCGCCAGTGGAGGTGTGTCCAACGGCGCTGCCTACGG CACCTTGCCCACCGTCTCCGTCGCCACCATCAGCGATGTCAACGACGCCCTCCCCTAGCTGTGGCTCCCCCTGCT GGTAAACGTAGCCGCCGTAGAGGAGGCTGCGACTCCAAGATGGCTGCCCGGCGGCGCCCCCCGCGAACCCAGCCATTGCCTCCAGTTCCCCTGTCACAGCCTCCAGAGTCCCCAGAGCTG CACCCCAGAGCCCTGGTCCCCTCGCCACCTGCCGAGTTCATCTATTACTGTGTAGACGAGGACGAGCTA CAGCCTTACACCAATCGCCGGCAGAACCGCAAGTGTGGGGCCTGTGCAGCCTGCCTACGGCGGATGGACTGTGGTCGCTGCGACTTCTGCTGTGACAAGCCTAAATTTGGGGGCAGCAACCAAAAGCGCCAGAAGTGTCGTTGGCGCCAATGCCTGCAGTTTGCTATG AAGCGGCTGCTGCCTAGTGTCTGGGCAGGATCTGAGGATGGGGCAGGGCCGCCCCCACCTTACTCTCGTCGAAAGAGGCCTGGCTCTACTCGAAGGCCCCGTCTGGGTCAGATACTGAAGACCTCCTTGACCACACCCACAACCCGACCAGGCCATGCCCAGACTCCAATGAAACAAGAAACAGGCAGTGGCTTTGTGCTGCCTCCACCTGGCACTGATCTTGTGTTCTTACGGGAAGGTGCAAGCAGTCCCGTGCAGGTGCCTGGCCCTGCTGCAGCTTCCACAGAAGCCCTGTTGCAG GAGGCCCAGTGCCCTGGCCTGAGTTGGGTTGTGGCCTTACCCCAGGTGAAGCAAGAGAAGGCGGATGCCCAGGAAGACTGGACACCGGGCACAGCCATCCTGACTTCTCCTGTATTGCTGCCTGGCTGCCCCAGCAAG GCAGTGGACCCAGACTTGCCACCTGTGAAGCAAGAGCCACTGGACCctgaggaggacaaggaggaagagagcaagGATGACTCCGCCTCCGACTCGGccccagaggaggaggcaggaggggctggcACACCCGTG ATCACGGAGATTTTCAGCCTGGGTGGAACCCGCCTCCGGGACACAGCAGTCTGGTTGCCAAG GGCAGGCAATCGGGAAGGGAAGATGGATGTAAAGTGTGGGAGACGGAGGACGCTTTGGCGCGCAGGAGCACGAGCACGAGCACGAGCACGAGCACGAGCTGGAACCGGCGAAGATGGCCTAGAACCCATGTCAGTCTCTCACCACCTCCAACTTCGATAA